The Oscillatoria sp. FACHB-1407 DNA window GCGTATTGCTGAAAATATTACTCAACTGATTGGGCATACCCCCCTGGTTCAGTTAAATCGTATTCCTCAAGCTGAGGGATGTGTCGCTCGAATTGTCGTGAAGTTGGAGGGGATGAATCCCTCTGCTTCGGTCAAAGACCGGATCGGTATTAGCATGATCGAAGCAGCAGAGCGAGAAGGGAAGATTACACCGGGGCAAACGGTTTTAGTGGAGCCAACCTCTGGCAACACTGGAATTGCCCTGGCAATGGCAGCTGCGGCTAAAGGCTATCGGCTCATTTTGACGATGCCAGAGACGATGAGTTCAGAGCGGCGTGCTATGTTACGGGCGTATGGGGCAGAGCTAGAGCTGACTCCAGGCATTGAGGGGATGGGGGGCTGCATTCAACGTGCCCAACAGATTGTGAATACCCTCCCCAATGCTTATATGTTGCAGCAGTTTAGCAACCCTGCTAATCCCCAAATTCACCGTGAAACAACGGCTCAGGAGATTTGGGAGGATACAGACGGTCAGGTTGATATTTTGATTGCGGGAGTTGGTACAGGCGGCACCATTACGGGTGTGGCTGAGGTTATCAAGTTTTTGAAGCCGAGTTTCCAGGCGATCGCGGTTGAGCCTGCGAACAGCCCCGTGTTGTCGGGAGGACGACCGGGACCCCACAAAATTCAGGGAATTGGGGCGGGATTTGTGCCTCAAGTCCTGAAGACTGACTTGCTGGATGAAGTGATTGTGATTGCAGATGAAGAGGCGATCGCCTATGGACGGCGACTGGCTCGTGAAGAGGGTTTGCTATCGGGGATTTCGAGTGGAGCCGCAATGGCAGCTGCTATCCAGGTGGGGCGTCGCCCTGAAAACGAGGGTAAGTTGATCGTCATGGTGCAACCCAGCTTTGGGGAACGCTATCTCAGTACACCACTTTTTCAAGACCCAGAGTTGATTGCGTCGGGTGTGTTGAATTAGAGGGTAATAGTCAGTCGTCGTTCATCATTCATCTCGCTCCCCCAGACAAATCTGAGATGATAGAGGCACCCGTTGGTATGCGTCTTTATCGTTCTGGTGCATTCTGGGGAGGAAGGTAAGCATGGTGACAGTTGTTCTGGCAGATGTAGCGTTAGGACCGATCGCGAGTAATCCAGCCATCCCGTTACTCGTGTCTTTGGGCTTGTTGGTTGCTATTGTGGTGGTCGAAGGGGTGATTTTGTGGGCATTTCGCCGTAAATCCTGGGGGCGATCGCTCCTCCACGCACTGATTATGAACCTGGTTTCCACCGTGCTTGGGTTTGTGTTAGCCGCGTTTTATTTTTTTCTCCTCAATCAAATCTTAGAATCAGCCCCACCCGCCCTACAGCTGAGTGTGTTTTTGCTGGCAACGTGGGCGACGTCAGTGCTGCTTGAGGGATTGGTGCTGTTGGGGTTGAAGTGGGAAAACCGGGCTAAAACCTGGCAAGCCGTGGCAGTTGCCAATCTTCTCAGCTACGTGTTGCTAGGGCTATTTATGGTAGGAAGCCTGGGAGCATTGAATTTATGACGGCACAGGAGCTACCACCCTCCTATTTTCGGCATCAGTCGCTGCAACTGCCAATCTTGTTGGGAGTCGCGCATGGAATGGTGGATGCTGCGTCGGGGTTTCTGTTAGGACGCTTGCCACATACGGTTCCATTAGAGCAGGTTGCCCTCTTGATCGTGGCGTACAATATGCTGGCGTTTGGCTGTCAACCCTTATTTGGTCTGGTTAGCGATCGCCTCAGATGTCCTCGGTTGATGGTGTGGATTGGTTTAGTCGGTCTGAGTGCCGCAGTACTTTTGGTGCCACAGCAAACCGAGTTGGCAATCGCTCTGGCGGGGCTCAGTTCCGCTGCTTTTCATGTGGGTGGAGGGGCATTATCCTATTGGGCGACCCCAGAGCAAACAACCGGAACCAGTCTATTCGTCGCGCCCGGTGTCGTCGGACTGGCGATTGGGGGGGTGCTGGGGTTTGGGCAATATGAGGTGGCGGCTGTGTTGGCGGGGTTGTTACTGGGAGTTGCGGTCGCGATCGCTTCAGTCCGGTTGCCCGCACTCCCCGATGCCTCTCCCACAAACGTTATCAAAGCACCCACCTCCGAGGCAGCGCAGGAAACGGCGGTCTTGTTGCTGATTGTGGCGATCGCTCTGGGGTCAATGGTGTGGACGGGGTCGCAACTGTGGCTCTTGGGACAGGCTGCATGGATAATCGGGACGGCGATCGCCGCAGCGGTAGGCAAACTGATCGGAGGCTGGTTAGCACAGCGATGGGGGTGGCGACGTTGGACTGTCACCGCCTTGGCAATAGCAGCTTTGTTACTGGCGACGGGCAATACTCCTCTTCAGTTATTGCTGGGGATGGCGTGTTTGCAATCGGTAGTGCCTGTGACGCTCGCCGCCACCATTCGACTCATGCCTCAACACTCAGCAACTGCTGCCGGATTTGCCCTCGGCTTAGGGATTTTGTTGGGTGGCATCCCAGTCCTGGCGGGGTTTAGCCTTTTTCCACAGGCGATCGCCGCTGTGATAGGGGTACTTGCTGGGGCAGCGATCGCACTTTGGCACGGGTTACGCCCCTCCTCACTGGCTACACCTCGATCAACAACAATCCCCCACAGCATCGCTATTAGAGCAGATGCGAAACAGGGGTAAATTTGTCATGATAATTAAAGACACGGTGCAATTACCTCAGAGGGGATCTTCATTCGCATCACCCCTCCAACGCGGCTCCTATGAAACCCGCTTTTAAACTTCAAGATTTATTACAACAAGGAGATGCTGCTCTAGCGGCAACTAGCAGTTTGCTGGGGCAACAAATGGCAGTGATTGATTGTGAAGGGGTAGAGTTTATGACCCCTGGGCAATTGGATTTGTTATTTGCTGATATTCCCGAAGCGTGGGACTTTTTGACTCTGGCTCAGGTGCTTGAATCTCACTCTCTGTCGGATGCTCTGGCACAACAAATTAGTCAGTGGATTACTCTGCGATCGGGGCAAGTTGAGACAGAGCAGGAATTAAGCTCGACCGTGACTCCCAAAGGCATCGATCGCCTCTTGAGTTTTCTGCCGATTTTTGAGCGCAAAGGTATTCGGCTATATGAGGTGAATTCGCAGCAGAGCGTCTTAGAACCCTACATCTATTCCAGTGAGGTAAATGGATTTTTGCAAGCCCTTCATGATGAGGGGTTTATTTTGCCCAACTTTGATTGGGGGGTCTGGGTCGATGATGCCATTCAATATGTGAATGAGCCTGATTTATTACACTACGCCGACCTATTGACGTTACAAAAGTTGCTGACAACCCATGTCCGGATGGAGCGGTTTAACAGCGGCAATCTGGCTCAACTGCTAGACAACGGACATATTTTGGAGGTGTTGCTGCAACTGGTAGCTATCCGCGAGAGCATGGCTGACATTGAGCAAGTTGTGCCGACGAGCAGTGTCAATCGGATTACAGCAACTCGTGGAGACATCATTCAACAACCCGTTGATGCGGTCGTCAACACGACCAACATTGCCCTTGATATTGGAGGGGGAGTGAGTGAGGCAATTCATGCGGCGGCGGGTCCGGGGTTGAAGGAGGAATGCCGCAAGCTCAAAGGCTGTGCGGTGGGTCAGGCAAAGCTAACCCGTGGTTACAACCTCTCTGTGCCCTGGATTATTCACACTGTGGGTCCCGTTTGGCAGGGCGGGTTGCAGCAAGAAGATGAGTTGTTGGCGCAGTGTTATCGCAACAGTCTGGCACTGGCGGCGTTATGTCCAATCCAGTCGATCGCCTTTCCCTCAATTAGCACTGGCTTTCATGGTTTCCCCATCGAGCGAGCCGTCCACATTGCGCTCACGGAGGTCGATCGCTTCCTACAAAACAATACCTCGATCGAAAAAGTCATTTTTGTCTGCCGGGACGCCAAGGTGTTTGAGGTGTATTCCAAGCTCATTAAAGAAATGTTAGACCCCTCCGTCGTCTAACTGGCATTGGCGACTTAGAGCCTGTTTCAAGAGAGCCTGGTAGTTGCGATCTGGGATAACCTGTGCCCCAAAACGAGCCAGGTGGGGGTTCATCATCTGAGCATCAAATAAGAGAAACTGGCGCGATCGCAAATGCTCTACCAGTTTCACCAGTGCCACCTTAGAGCCATCGGGAATGCGGTAAAACATGGACTCTCCGATAAATGCACCCCCAATCGCGATTCCCAAAACCCCGCCTGCCAGTTCATCGCCTTGCCACGTTTCAAAGCTGTGGGCATACCCCGCCTGGTGTAGTTCCCAATAAATCGCCTTCAAATCGTCTGAAATCCAGGTAATATCTCGATTAGCACATCCATCTACCACCGCTCTAAAGGCACGGTTTATTGCCACTGTGAACTTGTTTTGATTGATCACTCGACGTAGCGATCGCGGATAGCAAAATCGCTCGTCCAGTGGAATTAAGGTGCGCTCACGGGTGGAATACCAGCCCAGTTCCTCACCGGACTCATCCGCCATCAAAAAATAGCCCTGAGCATATCCCTCAATAATTGCAGGGATATTAAACTGCATAGCAACTCATCAACAACATCTCATCTGAATGATAGGCTGAGAAAAAGCATCTGCGAGCACTAAGTTCGTTCTATGGCTGAACCCATTCCACCGATTACTCTGCCCCCTGCCACCAACCCTTCCCAGGAGGGGAAATGGCTGCAACAGGCGTTGCATCGTTGGCTCGATCAGGAATTTATTCCTGAAGGGGTGAACGCTGAGATTGCCGAACGAGCGGCTCAAGTATTTGTGCGACAACGATTAGAGGGTGAAAACGACGTTGGCTCACTGGTGATTGCGATCGTCACTGAAATGCAGGCGTTCGATTTCTCAAAGAGTTTTTTCAGCGAGTTTGCGGTCGCCAATGCAGTCAGTGATCTTCTGCTAGAGAGTCTAGGAATTGATCGGTGTTGTGGGCAATAGTTAACTTTTGATACTTCAAAGTAGCTTTCAGACTTTGAATGAAACCTTTGTGCTCTCGAGGGTTGCAAAGAAAGTTTCGATTAAGCGGTAACGTAAATAACAGAAAGATTTTAGACACAGGTGCATCTCCAGCACAATGAATTCACTTTAGTTTGGTAATATGTGTGCAGAAGATCGACCCTCATTTCCAGGATTAAGACGCCATCTATGTTGATGCTAGAAGCTACAAAAACCCAGCCTGATGTGAAATTGGGACGAGTTCTAATCGTTGAAGATGAAGAGCTGATTCGGGAAACGGTTGCCCTGGCTTTGATCGAAGAGGGGTATGAAGTATTGATGGCAGAAGATGGGCGGGCTGCTCTTGACCTTGCTGCCAAGTCAGAAGACGGCAACTATTCTGGGTTTGCAGCATTAGATTTGATCATCTTGGATCTGATGTTGCCCTACGTGAATGGTTTGGATTTGTGCCGTTTAGTGCGCCATGAGGGGAGCAGCGTTCCCATTTTGATGCTAAGTGCGAAAGGGAGTGAAACCGATCGCGTTGTTGGGCTAGAGGTCGGTGCAGATGACTATCTGACAAAACCTTTCGGGATGCGCGAGTTGGTGGCTCGATGCCGTGCTTTGTTGCGTCGTCATCGCCATACTCAACCCGCTTCTAAAGAGTCAACGCTGAAGTTTCAGGATGTGACGCTGTATCCTCAAGAGTGCCGCGTGACGGTGCGGGGCGAAGAAATCAACCTGTCTCCTAAAGAATTCCGAATTTTAGAACTGTTCATGAGCCATCCTCGTCGAGTCTGGTCACGTGAGCAACTGATTGAACGGGTTTGGGGACCCGACTTTATGGGAGATAGCAAAACCGTCGATGTCCACATTCGCTGGTTGCGCGAAAAGCTGGAAGTAGACCCCAGTCGTCCTGAATATCTCATGACTGTGCGCGGGTTTGGTTACCGATTCGGCTAATTCCGTGGCAGGCATTTCCGGCACAGCTTGTTCAGAGATTGTAAGCTAGAGTTGCTACTAACTCTTGCTGCCTGTTAACGTGGTCACCGCTGGTTTAGGATTTTTGCTGGGTTTATCGATTGGGTTGCTGCTGTGGTGGCAACAGCGATCGCGTTCAGATGCCAAGATTAAAACATTAGTACGAACCTTACGGGCTGATGAAGAGTCAGGGCTGTCTTCCACCTCACAATTAACAGCGGCGATCGCGACTCAGCAAAAAATTCGGCAGCAGTTGGAGCAACAGCTAGAAAGCTATCGACAAGTGCTACATTCTGCTCCAGTTGGGTATTTGCAAGTTGATGACGAAAATCGATTGATTTGGTGCAACGAGCGCGCGCGTGAATTATTGCACATGACCCAGGAGCACTCACCCCGACCCCGATTGTTGCTTGAGCTAGTGCGCTCCTATGAGTTAGACCACCTGATTGAGCAAACACGCAATAACAAAAAACCCTGCCAGAGCGATTGGACGTTTCATCCTGCTAGCCCTGACCCCTCTCAGTTGTCGAAACAACAGGCATACGCTCTGCGAGGACATGGCTTTCCACTCCCTTGGGGGCAGGTCGGAATTTTCTTGGAAGACCGTCAGGAAGCGGTAACATTGATGCAACAGCGCGATCGCTGGGCATCCGATGTAGCTCACGAACTCAAAACGCCCCTGACCTCAATTCGACTGGTGGCTGAAACGCTGCAAAGCCGTCTGGAGTCCCCTTTGAGGGGGTGGGTCGATCGCCTGATTAGTGAAACCATGCGCCTGGGCACCCTGGTTCAAGACTTGCTGGATTTGAGCCACATCGACCGGGGATCATCCCAATGCTTGCATCTCAAAACCACTGACTTAGCCGAGTTAATTCAAGCGGCGTGGATCAATCTGGAGCCTCTGGCTCGCAAAAAACAACTCCATCTCGATTACGTCGGCCCAGAACATCTCCTCATTCAAATCGATGAACCGCGACTCTATCGAGTTCTGATTAACCTGCTCGACAACAGTATTAAGTACAGCCCACCCTGGCAAACCATCCGTGTGCAATTGCAACCGGAGGAACCCGTGGCCGATACACCAGAGAATGCAGGGGCGATCGCCAAATGGGTCTACCTGGACATTATTGACGCTGGGCTAGGATTTGCAGAAAGTGACTTACCTCATGTGTTTGAGCGGTTTTATCGGGCTGATCCCTCTCGCTCCCGCACCATCTCCACATCCGAGGGAAAAACGTTGCCAGAGCCTGCAACAGATGTAATATCCGTAACAGATGATCTTCGCAACTACGGAGATGATCGATTTGATCTACATCGTGGAAGCGGGAGCGGATTGGGGTTAGCGATCGTCAAACAAATTGTGGAAGCACACGCAGGTTCAGTGACGGCTCGCAACCACCCCATCACAGGTGGGGCTTGGTTGCAAGTCTGTTTGCCCTGGCAAACATAAGGGTCTAAATTTCAGAAAAATTAGACTTCTATAAGAATCTAAAGCTCTGAATCCCGTCGTTCTCCTGTAATATTTGTACATACCCTCAGACCGTGCTAAGGCACGGATGACCGTTCCTCGGCTCCGCCCGTTTATTGGCTTAGCGCATGGATGAAAGACTCCAAAAGATTCTTTCCCAGTGGGGTGTCGCATCTCGACGCCACGCCGAACAGTTGATTGTAGAAGGGCGAGTTCGATTGAATGGGGCGATCGCCACCCTAGGGCAAAAAGCAGATCCAGAATTCGATCAAATTGAGGTAGATGGGCGGTTAATTCAACCTACCAATCGTCCTCGGTCGATCTATTTGTTGATGAACAAGCCAATCGGGGTAGTATCTACTTGCAGTGATCCTTGGAATCGTGAAACGGTGCTCGATTTACTGCCATCTCATCTTCAAAAAACACAGGGGCTGCATCCCGTTGGACGACTTGATGCAGCTTCGACAGGTGCTTTATTGTTGACAAATGATGGCACGATTACCTTTGCTCTGACTCATCCCTCTCATTCAGTTCCGAAAACTTATCACGTCTGGGTAAAGGGGCACCCCCATGAGGCTGTTTTACGTCAATGGCGACAGGGGGTTTTGCTAGATAGCAAACTGACCTTGCCAGCAGAGGTAGAAGTACTAGATACAACTACCGCTGACCAAACAAAACTGAAGATTATTTTGCGAGAGGGACGAAATCGTCAGATTCGACGAGTGGCAGAACAACTGGGGTATCCTGTTGTGAGACTACATCGTATTGCGATCGGCTCAATTCAGCTAGGGCAGTTATCGAGTGGTCAATACCGCACTCTAAACCAGGTTGAGGTTAATTTTTTGAAGGAAACGGCTGAGCACATCAGTCAGCTGATGCCAGACAGGCAATGAACAGATGAGGAGCGATGGAAGGATGAATGTTATGAGCAAAGATATTTCTCAAATAGAGCAAATTCAGACTGAGAAGCTAGCTGAGTTAGGTGCTCGTCTTCGAGAATGTCGTGAATCACAACTCATCACAATTGAGCAGGTTGCTGGTAAGACGATGATTCAGCCTCGCATTCTCAACGCGATTGAGGCGGGTAGACTGCATCAACTACCCGAACCTGTTTACATCCAGGGCTTTATCAAGCGATATGCCGATGCCCTCGGTTTGAATGGATCCGACTTCGCCCACGCCTTTCCATTAGAGGCTGATCTCAATTCCATCAAGCCTTCTTGGCAAGACACCCCTGCCGCTCAACTCCGTCCCATTCATCTCTATGCCGCTTATGTTCTATTGATTGTGGCGGCAGTCAGTGGGTTGTCCTACGTGTTGAGCCGCTCTAGCTCATCTCTGGCGGGCAGACCTGCCCCCCAACCATCGGCGGTTACGGCTGTTGCACCCTCAACATCTCCCAGCGCAACACCCTCTGCTAGCCCTGTCGCCCCAAATGTGACGGCTACTAGCAGCCCTGCTGCCTCTGATAAGCCTGTACGAATCAATGTGACATTAACTTCTCAATCTTGGCTTCGCATCGAAGTTGATGGAAAGACTGATTTTCAAGGCATTTTGCCAGAGGGAACGCAACGCACGTGGATGGCTACTAATCGGTTGACCGTTCGCGCTGGCAATGCGGGTGGAGTTATGTTGACTTACAACGAAGGCACTCCTACTCGGATGGGTGAACCCGGAGCCGTTAAGGAAGTCACCTTTTCCGCTCCTCAACAATCTGCTAGCCTACCTAACCCGGTTGCATCGCCTGACAACGAATAGTTAATGCTGAGGTTAATCAAGGTTTATTGATTGACCCCTTAAAATCTAGCCTACCTGGAAAGTTTCCCTCATCCCATTTCCAAGCAGAAAATATTCATGCATCTGTAAAGGCGGTTCGCGAACCGCCCCTACTCCACCTGTTTTTGATGGGAACTGTTGAAACGATTCCTATCAAAGCTTGACGTTCAACCTTAATAAACAATGAGTTGGGCAGCTGGAGTAAAGCATTGCTTCAAGATGCCTTGCACCACCAGAATGCTGGTCAGTAGGGTTGCAAAACCCAACATAAACATAATGAGCATCTGATAAACCGCTGCATCCAGGGGATCAATACCGCTGAGTAACTGACCAGTGATGATGCCGGGTAAGGTAACAACACCGACCACCATCATAGAGTTGAGGGTGGGAATGATTCCAGCGCGAATGGCATCACGCCGATAGGTAGCCGTTGCTTGATAGGGAGTTGCACCCAGGCTAAGGTGAGTTTCGATTTCAGTTTGGCTAGTATTCAGGGTGCTCACAAATCGCTCTCCAGATATCGCCGCTGCGTTCATGGCATTACCCAGTACGATCCCCGCTAGGGGAATGACATACTGCGGGTCGTACCAGGTATCAGGGCGAATGACAAAGAGATTGGTATAAACCAATGTCACCGCAGCACCTGTCAGAATGGCACCACCGACCAGCGGCAGAATCTGGGGAATCTTATGGCTGATGCGGTTACGAGCAACGACGGTAGCGATCGCCAACATTACCCCTAAGACAACCAGCACCGCCCACGGATTTCGCCAGGTAAACACGATCGCCAGAATGTAACCCACCATCACTAGTTGGATGATGGTGCGCCCGGTTGCCATGGTCAGGTTCCATTCCAACCCCAACCGCTGCCATGCAGATAGACCAATGGCGATCGCCATCAGCCCAACCGCCCAAATTAAATCAATTAAGTCCAGTTCGATGAGTGAATCCACAGTTCAGTAGTCCTAAACAAGTCTTGTTTTGTCAGCGATGCCCACACCTCGCCAAAACAGGGCTTCCACGATTCATAGCTTTGCAGGGAATCGAGAGATAATACTAAAGATTGTCACAAGAGATTGTCACAAGGAGCGATCGCGCCAATGGCAGCAATGTGGCATGATGCAATGTATTTGCATCCTTTTCTCTAGCGCACGATAAATTTTGACCTCCAACCCTTTATGAATCAAATTCCCCCTTTGGATTTGACAGAGCAATACAAAAGCATTGGTGCTGAAGTTAACGCTGCCGTTTTAGAAGTACTGGCATCGGGTCGTTACATCAACGGTCCCGTCGTCAGCCAATTTGAGCAAGCCTTTGCCGATTATATTGGCGCAGCCACCTGTATTGCCTGCAACTCTGGCACTGATGCTCTGTTTTTGGCATTACGAGCGTTCAACATTGGGGTCGGGGATGAGGTCATTACGAGTCCGTTTACCTTTATCGCAACCGCTGAAATGATCAGCGCGGCGGGAGCAACTCCGGTGTTTGTGGACATTGATCCCCAGACCTACAACCTGGATCTACAACAGATTGAGGCAGCGATCACCCCCAAAACAAAGGCGATTATGCCGGTGCATCTGTTTGGTCATCCGGTGGATATGACGGAGCTAACGGCGATCGCCCAAACCCATCAACTATTGGTTATTGAGGATTGCGCTCAAGCCGTGGGTGCTGCCTGGAATGGCGTCCGAGTGGGCAATATCGGTCAAATTGGCTGCTTTAGCTTTTACCCCACAAAGAATTTGGGAGCCTGTGGGGATGGTGGGGCGATCACGGTAAATGATGCGGCGATCGCCGATCGGATTCGCTTACTGCGCGACCACGGACGACGCGAGGGCTACATTCACGAAGAGGTGGGAGTCAACAGTCGTTTGGATGCCGTCCAGGCAGCGATCCTCTCAATTAAACTGCGTTATCTCGATACCTGGAACGCTGGACGCCAGGTGGTTGCAGAACGTTATCATCAGTTGTTGGAACACGTCCCTGGAATTATCCTGCCGCAGGCTTTGCCAGATGGGCAAGCCGTTTGGAACCAATACACGATTCGCATACCCGCATCGCCTCAAGGCAACAACCGCGATCGCGTTCGTCAGCATCTCCAACAACAGGGGATCATTTCGATGATCTATTACCCGTTACCGCTCCATTTACAGCCTGTCTACAAATTCCTGGGCTACCAACCGGGGCAACTGCCCGTGTCAGAGCAACTGGCAAACGAAGTGCTGTCCTTGCCCATGTATCCGGAACTCACTCTGGAGCAGCAAGAACGGGTGGTGTATGCGCTCAAGGATAGTTTGAGCTAGTTTTTGTCACAGTGCGATCGCGATGCCATCGGCTCTGGGTTCTGAGGCAGCGATCAGCACGCCGTTTTGCTTGAGGATTAGCTGTCCTTTGCCGAAGTTGCCGACTTCCCCACTGACCTGAATAGTGTGTCCGCGATCGCTTAACCCCATGGCTACCGAGCGAGGAACGGTCGATTCTAGTAACACCGTTTTGCCCGACAATACACGCCAACGAGGAGCGTCCAGTGCGGCTTGGGGGTTCATCGCGTAATCCACCAGATTCACGACAACCTGGGTATGACCCTGGGGTTGCATTGGGGCACCCATGACCCCAAATGGTCCCAACGGGGTTCCATCCAGTTGAGTCAGGAAGCCAGGAATGATGGTGTGAAAGGGACGCTTTGCCGGAGCAACGGTGTTGGGGTGCTCTGGGTCTACAACAAAGCCTGCGCCTCGATTGTGTAGAGCGATGCCTGTGCCGGGAATGAGGATGCCACTGCCAAAGCCCTCGTAGTTGGACTGAATGAAGGACACCATCAACTCTTGATCTGCTGCTGCCAAATACACCGTGCCACCTTTGGGAATGCCGTATGTGGGAGTGGCGATCGCCGTTTCTCCAATCAGTTGTCGTCGTTCAGCCGCATAGGTTTTGCGGATCAACTGCTCAGCGGTGATGGGCATAAAACGCGGATCGGCAACGTGGTAATACGTGTCGGCAAATGCCAGCTTCATCGCCTCAATTTGGAGGTGAAAGCTGTCGATCGAGTCACGGGGATATTTCGCCAGATCAAACCCCTCCAGGATGTTGAGGGTCATCAGGGCGGCAATACCCTGACCGTTCGGCGGCAACTCCCACACCTGCAACCCCCGATAAGCTGTCGAAATCGGATCGACCCATTCGGGTTGATGGTCTGCCAAATCTGCTTTGGTCAACAAACCACCCGTGTCTGCCGCGAATTGGGCAATTTGCTCGGCTAACTCGCCACGATAAAAGCTCTCTCCTCCGCTCTGGGCGATCGCCCGCAGAGTCTTTCCATGCGCCTCACTGCCCCAAATCTCACCTGCTTTGGGGGCGCGATCGCCTGGAAAACAGACGGCCTTGAGCGGTTGAAACTCTGGAGCCTCTAGCGGTAAAAAAATCTGTTCTGACTGTCGCCAGGCTCGTGCGGTCTGGGGTGAGAGGGGAAATCCTTCTTCCGCATAGCGAATCGCGGGTTCAAACAGTTGCTCAAAGGGCAGCTTGCCCCAGCGTTCCCATAAGGCTCGCCATGCTGAGACGGCTCCTGGCACCGTCACCGCTAACCAACTCAGGGGTGGCACTAGAGTGAGGCCCTCAAAGCGATTGGGAGTGCAAGCTTGAGCACTCTTGCCCGATCCATTTAAGCCGTGTAGCTTGCCATCCCAAACGATCGCAAAGGCATCAGACCCGATCCCGTTAGAGGTTGGCTCGACTACGGTTAGAGCGATCGCCATTGCCAGTGCCGCATCGACAGCATTTCCACCTGCCAACAACATTTCCATTCCGGCGGTCGTGGCAAGGGGTTGGCTGGTTGCCACTGCCCCCCGTTTCCCCATCACAACTCGTCGTCCAGACGCATAGGGATAGTCGGTCAAGTTTTGAATGTGAATAGTCATGGGCGGTAGATGGGATGAGGA harbors:
- a CDS encoding gamma-glutamyltransferase family protein, whose product is MTIHIQNLTDYPYASGRRVVMGKRGAVATSQPLATTAGMEMLLAGGNAVDAALAMAIALTVVEPTSNGIGSDAFAIVWDGKLHGLNGSGKSAQACTPNRFEGLTLVPPLSWLAVTVPGAVSAWRALWERWGKLPFEQLFEPAIRYAEEGFPLSPQTARAWRQSEQIFLPLEAPEFQPLKAVCFPGDRAPKAGEIWGSEAHGKTLRAIAQSGGESFYRGELAEQIAQFAADTGGLLTKADLADHQPEWVDPISTAYRGLQVWELPPNGQGIAALMTLNILEGFDLAKYPRDSIDSFHLQIEAMKLAFADTYYHVADPRFMPITAEQLIRKTYAAERRQLIGETAIATPTYGIPKGGTVYLAAADQELMVSFIQSNYEGFGSGILIPGTGIALHNRGAGFVVDPEHPNTVAPAKRPFHTIIPGFLTQLDGTPLGPFGVMGAPMQPQGHTQVVVNLVDYAMNPQAALDAPRWRVLSGKTVLLESTVPRSVAMGLSDRGHTIQVSGEVGNFGKGQLILKQNGVLIAASEPRADGIAIAL
- a CDS encoding ABC transporter permease — encoded protein: MDSLIELDLIDLIWAVGLMAIAIGLSAWQRLGLEWNLTMATGRTIIQLVMVGYILAIVFTWRNPWAVLVVLGVMLAIATVVARNRISHKIPQILPLVGGAILTGAAVTLVYTNLFVIRPDTWYDPQYVIPLAGIVLGNAMNAAAISGERFVSTLNTSQTEIETHLSLGATPYQATATYRRDAIRAGIIPTLNSMMVVGVVTLPGIITGQLLSGIDPLDAAVYQMLIMFMLGFATLLTSILVVQGILKQCFTPAAQLIVY
- a CDS encoding DegT/DnrJ/EryC1/StrS family aminotransferase codes for the protein MNQIPPLDLTEQYKSIGAEVNAAVLEVLASGRYINGPVVSQFEQAFADYIGAATCIACNSGTDALFLALRAFNIGVGDEVITSPFTFIATAEMISAAGATPVFVDIDPQTYNLDLQQIEAAITPKTKAIMPVHLFGHPVDMTELTAIAQTHQLLVIEDCAQAVGAAWNGVRVGNIGQIGCFSFYPTKNLGACGDGGAITVNDAAIADRIRLLRDHGRREGYIHEEVGVNSRLDAVQAAILSIKLRYLDTWNAGRQVVAERYHQLLEHVPGIILPQALPDGQAVWNQYTIRIPASPQGNNRDRVRQHLQQQGIISMIYYPLPLHLQPVYKFLGYQPGQLPVSEQLANEVLSLPMYPELTLEQQERVVYALKDSLS